The following proteins are co-located in the Sporosarcina pasteurii genome:
- a CDS encoding metal ABC transporter substrate-binding protein: MYKKTLFIVSLLFVFVIAGCTNNKKIEDHDTVQIYTTVYPLQYFAERIGGDAVTVKTIYPPGSDEHTFDPTQKDMIALADADLFFYIGLGLEGFVENAEKTLKNEHVKMVATADSITEDMLGDTHDHDDEHGDNHHDHGEFDPHVWISPVLSDALAFSVKEALVEVSPENKEQFEENFESLRDDLLKLDREFIQMTSEVPTKTFFVSHAAFGYIADTYGLEQVAVAGLNSQSEPSQKQLAQLVEYAKEQNIQYVLFEQNVSSKLTDVIRKEIGAESLTMHNLGVLTTEDIKNRENYFTLMERNIEVLRKALGGE; encoded by the coding sequence ATGTACAAGAAAACACTCTTCATCGTTTCCTTATTATTTGTTTTTGTAATAGCTGGTTGTACAAATAATAAAAAAATTGAAGATCACGACACAGTACAAATTTACACAACTGTTTATCCACTACAATATTTTGCTGAAAGAATTGGTGGAGATGCCGTTACTGTTAAAACGATATATCCACCTGGTTCTGACGAGCATACATTTGATCCAACTCAAAAAGATATGATCGCTTTGGCAGATGCTGATTTGTTTTTCTATATCGGGTTAGGTCTTGAAGGTTTTGTAGAAAATGCCGAAAAAACATTAAAAAATGAGCATGTCAAAATGGTAGCCACCGCTGATTCAATTACGGAAGACATGTTAGGTGATACTCATGACCATGATGACGAGCACGGGGATAATCACCATGATCACGGCGAGTTTGATCCACATGTTTGGATTTCGCCTGTATTAAGCGATGCGCTTGCATTTTCCGTAAAAGAAGCGTTAGTGGAAGTTTCACCAGAAAACAAAGAACAATTCGAAGAAAACTTTGAATCGTTGCGCGATGATTTGTTAAAACTCGATCGAGAATTTATTCAAATGACTTCCGAAGTACCGACGAAGACGTTCTTCGTTTCTCATGCAGCTTTTGGTTATATTGCAGATACATACGGACTTGAACAAGTCGCTGTCGCAGGTTTAAACTCACAAAGTGAACCTTCCCAAAAGCAGCTCGCACAATTAGTTGAATATGCGAAAGAACAAAATATCCAATACGTCTTATTTGAACAAAATGTCTCTTCTAAATTAACAGACGTCATTCGAAAAGAAATTGGTGCCGAATCACTCACTATGCATAACTTGGGTGTGTTAACGACGGAAGACATAAAAAATAGAGAAAATTATTTTACGTTAATGGAACGGAATATTGAAGTGTTAAGAAAAGCATTAGGCGGAGAGTAA